One stretch of Archocentrus centrarchus isolate MPI-CPG fArcCen1 chromosome 5, fArcCen1, whole genome shotgun sequence DNA includes these proteins:
- the rft1 gene encoding protein RFT1 homolog encodes MSSQDILQSVSTLASYNVLLQVMFRVLTFLLNAFTLRFVSKELIGVVNVRLTLLYSTLVFLSREAFRRACLSGESGKNHSWRQVINLLWMTVPLSVLWAVLLVSVWLWLLEVPDAQAVPYYSPAVMLFALSGVQELLVEPLWVLAQAHMFVRLKVVAESLAMIAKCSITVILVVFAREWGLYIFSAAHLVYTGFLVLCYAAYFIRFLGSKEAARKSFPLRRVGDLLPRREYGEPLVDRTLARLTWSFFKQSFLKQILTEGERYVMTFLNVLSFGDQGVYDIVNNLGSMVARFIFLPIEESFYIFFAKVLERGRDVRNQKQDEVAIAAEVLECLLKLVLVIGLIITVFGYAYSHLALDIYGGSLLSSGSGPSLLRCYSCYVLLLAVNGVTECFVFAAMSQEEVDKYNFIMLALSVSFLFLSYILTWWAGSVGFILANCLNMGLRILHSLLYIHHYFQRSQWKPLRGLLPSPLILLALGISGIVTAVSEAFFCCNSGWLLRLVHICVGTICLLGVLVAVLLTETELVQFVRTRLLPRYRKKHT; translated from the exons ATGAGTTCTCAGGATATACTGCAAAGTGTGTCCACTTTAGCATCGTATAATGTGTTACTACAG GTGATGTTCCGTGTGCTCACCTTCCTCCTGAATGCCTTCACGCTGCGGTTTGTGTCCAAAGAGCTGATTGGGGTTGTCAATGTCAG GCTTACACTACTGTATTCCACATTAGTGTTTTTGTCCAGAGAGGCTTTCCGGAGGGCCTGTCTGAGCGGGGAATCGGGTAAAAACCACAGCTGGAGACAAGTTATCAATCTCCTATGGATGAC ggTGCCCCTTAGTGTGTTATGGGCAGTCCTGCTGGTCTCTGTGTGGCTGTGGCTCCTGGAAGTCCCAGATGCTCAGGCTGTCCCTTACTACAGCCCTGCTGTGATGCTGTTTGCCTTATCAGGAGTGCAGGAGCTCCTGGTTGAACCCTTGTGGGTCTTGGCTCAGGCTCACATGTTTGTCCGGCTGAAAGTAGTCGCGGAGAGCTTAGCAATGATTGCAAAGTGCAGCATAACTGTGATTCTGGTGGTGTTTGCCCGTGAATGGGGCCTTTACATCTTCTCTGCTGCTCAT TTGGTGTACACAGGGTTCCTGGTGCTATGCTACGCTGCTTACTTCATTCGTTTCTTGGGTTCTAAAGAGGCAGCCAGGAAGAGTTTCCCGTTGCGCCGTGTTGGTGATTTGCTGCCCCGTAGAGAGTATGGAGAG cCACTAGTTGACAGGACTCTAGCCCGGCTCACATGGAGCTTCTTCAAGCAGTCCTTCCTGAAGCAGATTCTGACGGAGGGTGAGCGGTACGTCATGACCTTTTTGAACGTCCTCAGCTTTGGAGACCAGGGTGTTTATGATATCGTCAATAATCTGGGCTCCATGGTTGCGCGCTTCATCTTCTTGCCAATTGAAGAAAGCTTCTACATATTCTTTGCCAAAGTGCTGGAGAGAGGGCGTGATGTCAGAAATCAGAAACAG GATGAAGTTGCCATTGCAGCAGAGGTCCTGGAGTGCCTGCTGAAACTGGTGCTGGTGATCGGTCTGATTATCACAGTGTTTGGCTATGCCTACTCTCACCTGGCTCTGGATATTTATGGCGGCTCGCTGCTTAGTAGTGGGTCAG ggCCCAGCTTGCTGCGGTGTTACAGCTGCTATGTCCTCCTGCTTGCTGTAAACGGTGTAACAGagtgctttgtttttgctgccatGAGCCAAGAAGAGGTTGACAA GTATAACTTCATCATGCtggctctttctgtctccttcctcttcctgtcaTACATACTGACATGGTGGGCTGGCAGCGTTGGCTTCATACTGGCAAACTGCCTTAATATGGGCCTCCGGATCTTACACAGCCTGCTTTACATACACCATTATTTCCAGCGGAGTCAGTGGAAACCTCTGCGAGGCCTGTTGCCCTCCCCTCTTATACTGCTGGCACTGGGCATCAGTGGAATTGTCACGGCAGTTTCTGAG gcTTTTTTCTGCTGCAACAGCGGCTGGTTGCTGAGGCTGGTCCACATCTGTGTGGGAACAATATGTCTGCTTGGTGTGCTTGTAGCTGTTCTTCTCACAGAGACTGAGCTTGTTCAATTTGTGAGGACACGGCTATTGCCTCGatacagaaagaaacacactTAA
- the prkcda gene encoding protein kinase C, delta a has protein sequence MAPFLRIAFNSYDLGLLPPLTDPPFCAIKMKEALTTERGKTLVQRKPTMYPAWKSSFDAHIYEGRVLEVLLMKTAEEQLAEVSVGVSVLAERCKKANGRAEFWVDLHPSGKVMMAVQYFLEDVDTESKQPAKEEEAPTLNRRRGAIKQAKIHFIKNHEFIATFFRQPTFCSVCREFVWGLNKQGYKCRQCNAAIHKKCIDKIIGRCTGTAANSRDTVFQKERFKIDMPHRFKSNNYMSPTFCDHCGSLLWGLVKQGLKCEDCAMNVHHKCQDKVANLCGINQKLLAEALTQVSQKSSTRRSDPNLPNLSEIGIYDEVNKLAGLEINDGSPYGKLWEGSSPRPQSRLTHLTKINLDNFIFHKVLGKGSFGKVLLAELKGCGEYFAVKALKKDVVLMDDDVECTMVEKRVLALAWDNPFLTHLYSTFQTKEHLFFVMEYLNGGDLMFHIQEKGRFELYRATFYSAEIICGLQFLHSKGIIYRDLKLDNVMLDHEGHIKIADFGMCKENVFGENRATTFCGTPDYIAPEILLGQKYSFSVDWWSFGVLLYEMLIGQSPFHGDDEDELFESIRMDTPHYPRWISKESKDLLERLFERDPTRRIGIVGNIRLHPFFKSINWQALEIRDVEPPFKPKVKAPNDCSNFDREFLSEKPRLSYSDKNFIDSMDQSAFAGFSFMNPKMEHLLEK, from the exons ATGGCTCCTTTCTTGAGGATTGCCTTTAACTCGTACGACTTGGGTTTGCTGCCTCCTCTGACTGACCCGCCCTTCTGTGCAATCAAGATGAAGGAGGCCTTGACAACTG AAAGAGGAAAGACCCTGGTTCAGCGTAAACCCACCATGTACCCAGCCTGGAAGTCCAGTTTTGATGCACACATCTACGAAGGTCGTGTGCTTGAGGTACTGCTGATGAAGACAGCGGAGGAACAACTGGCTGAAGTCTCTGTTGGTGTGTCTGTCCTTGCTGAGCGCTGCAAGAAAGCCAATGGGCGTGCTGAATTCTGG gtgGATCTTCATCCTTCAGGAAAAGTGATGATGGCAGTGCAGTATTTTCTGGAGGATGTGGATACAG AGAGTAAGCAGCCCGCGAAGGAGGAAGAGGCTCCTACTCTGAACCGTAGACGTGGGGCTATCAAGCAGGCCAAGATACACTTCATTAAGAACCACGAGTTCATCGCAACTTTCTTCAGACAACCCACTTTCTGCTCTGTGTGCAGAGAATTTGTCTG GGGACTCAACAAGCAAGGCTATAAATGCAGAC AATGTAATGCAGCCATCCACAAGAAATGTATAGACAAAATCATCGGCAGATGTACTGGTACTGCTGCCAACAGTCGGGATACTGTG TTCCAGAAGGAGCGATTTAAAATTGACATGCCGCATCGTTTCAAGAGCAACAACTATATGAGTCCCACCTTCTGTGACCACTGTGGAAGCCTTCTGTGGGGTCTGGTCAAGCAAGGCCTGAAGTGTGAAG acTGTGCCATGAATGTCCATCACAAGTGTCAGGACAAAGTAGCCAATCTTTGTGGTATCAACCAGAAACTGCTAGCTGAAGCCCTTACACAAGTCTCTCAG AAATCATCCACTCGCCGTTCAGATCCAAACCTGCCTAATCTGTCCGAGATTGGAATCTATGATGAAGTGAATAAGCTTGCTGGGCTTGAGATCAATG ATGGGTCTCCATATGGCAAACTTTGGGAAGGTTCCAGCCCACGACCACAGTCTCGTCTTACCCACTTGACCAAGATCAACTTGGACAACTTCATCTTCCACAAGGTCTTAGGAAAAGGCAGCTTTGGCAAG GTCCTCCTGGCAGAGCTGAAGGGATGTGGAGAGTATTTTGCTGTGAAGGCTCTGAAAAAAGATGTAGTGCTTATGGATGATGATGTGGAGTGCACGATGGTAGAGAAAAGAGTCTTGGCTTTAGCCTGGGACAACCCCTTCCTCACACACCTTTACTCCACCTTTCAGACCAAG GAGCATCTGTTCTTTGTGATGGAGTATCTGAATGGAGGTGACTTGATGTTTCACATTCAGGAGAAAGGGCGCTTTGAGCTCTACAGAGCTAC GTTCTACTCTGCTGAGATCATTTGTGGTCTTCAGTTCTTACATTCCAAAGGCATCATCTACAG ggaTCTTAAGTTAGACAATGTGATGCTGGATCACGAGGGACACATAAAGATTGCTGACTTTGGCATGTGTAAGGAGAATGTGTTTGGAGAGAATCGTGCCACAACTTTCTGTGGTACTCCTGATTACATCGCTCCAGAG ATCCTGCTGGGACAGAAGTACTCATTTTCAGTTGACTGGTGGTCATTTGGGGTGCTGCTGTACGAGATGCTGATTGGTCAGTCGCCTTTTCATGGAGATGATGAGGATGAGCTGTTTGAGTCCATTCGCATGGATACTCCCCATTATCCCCGATGGATCAGCAAGGAGTCGAAAGACCTCCTTGAGCGG TTGTTTGAGAGGGACCCGACTCGCCGGATAGGAATTGTGGGCAATATACGATTACACCCCTTCTTCAAGAGCATTAACTGGCAAGCGTTGGAGATCAGAGATGTTGAACCCCCCTTCAAACCCAAAGTG AAAGCACCAAATGATTGTAGCAACTTTGACCGGGAGTTCCTCAGCGAGAAGCCTCGTCTTTCCTACAGCGATAAGAACTTCATAGACTCCATGGACCAGTCGGCATTCGCTGGTTTTTCATTCATGAACCCCAAAATGGAGCATCTTTTAGAAAAATGA